In Oncorhynchus kisutch isolate 150728-3 linkage group LG7, Okis_V2, whole genome shotgun sequence, one DNA window encodes the following:
- the LOC109894096 gene encoding uncharacterized protein LOC109894096, translating to MANCMVFHTQIASIMEVLANAAVAEICKIVDDDYAVFRLEISQSQKENRGLRRKLQLLELKVSRERAERTIRERVLASRPSSVKILDRYRGMARGEGHLTGGHRGFVKPAGHNAWRDDQPIAIDEGCGTSTQHVIVIESADAEAAGPGESSLVKQERTEGDDPRHSRDIQTGVVAGVVPPLATEEPAAPPQPKNRCSIMEEEEGPEVLLLKEEGCEEGLRNPEGTMVMEDNQTPPPPEPTEEPAEQHRTTHSLTESVDMEDGKPDLLLVKEETMKDGPESIDLRSGLKMGEQGGWLEANRGDWVAILDSQTLTGAAKGPGDNITEQARTRSDIVESAVNEDLLISSVAGGRDWTSEVAGHKPWPRIMIMDQEPPLFLPESDPRQRIHHHTEHNQWTGGLNNLSPGGHQRDRGSSQGSSLQPRPFSSQSQCRDEAGPGADRDGPSCSYDTNTAVSMMNRAGHPGLQPSERVVGDSPDGNLTGSLSSLSGPRLMPSDWVHKRPGPGSSLPQLPHRYPTNTTHNPNNTQTMARGQGGSSNTNHMRVVAPASTSSGVIGSQCGRLSIRTDADKPYACPTCGKRFAQANYVKMHQTVHTKEKPFKCKLCYKSFSFLTNLTRHRSVHNGEKS from the exons atggctaactgtatggtttttcacactcaaatagcctccatcatggaggtgctagcgaatgcagcagtggcagagatctgtaaaatcgtagacgacgactatgcagtgtttcgtttggaaatttctcaaagccagaaagaaaacaggggaTTGCGGAGGAAGCTACAGCTATTGGAACTAAAGGTGTCACGGGAGCGCGCAGAGAGGACAATTCGAGAGCGCGTCCTCGCCAgtcgtcccagtagtgtcaagatcctcgaccgatacagaggaatggcaagag gtgaaggacatctTACTGGAGGCCACAGGGGCTTTGTGAAGCCAGCGGGACACAACGCGTGGAGAGATGACCAACCCATAGCTATAGATGAGGGTTgtggaacctcaacccagcatgTTATCGTAATAGAG TCTGCAGATGCAGAGGCTGCAGGTCCTGGAGAATCGTCTCTCGTCAAGCAGGAGAGGACTGAAGGAGATGACCCACGACacagcagagacatccagactgGCGTAGTGGCTGGAGTGGTGCCCCCTTTAGCCACGGAGGAACCCGCTGCCCCGCCCCAGCCTAAGAACCGATGCAGCATCATGGAG GAAGAGGAGGGTCCAGAGGTGCTGCTGctgaaggaggaggggtgtgaggagggtCTGAGGAACCCTGAGGGGACCATGGTCATGGAGGACAACCAGACTCCACCTCCTCCTGAACCCACAGAGGAACCAGctgagcagcacaggaccacacacagtctcactgag tcagtagacatggaggatgggaagcctgatctACTGCTGGTCAAAGAAGAGACAATGAAGGACGGACCAGAGAGCATTGACCTGCGgagtggactaaagatgggggagcaag GTGGTTGGCTGGAGGCtaacagaggagactgggtggCCATCTTGGATTCCCAGACTCTGACCGGTGCAGCAAAGGGCCCAGGGGACAACATCACTGAACAGGCCAGGACCAGAAGCGACATAGTGGAG TCTGCAGTCAATGAGGACTTGTTGATATCCAGTGTTGCAGGTGGGAGAGACTGGACCTCTGAGGTGGCTGGTCACAAACCCTGGCCCCGGATCATGATCATGGATCAGGAGCCGCCACTCTTCCTTCCTGAGTCGGATCCGCGACAGAGAATccaccaccacacagaacacaaccagtggacaggtggactgaacaatctcagtcctggtggtcatcaGAGAGACCGAGGCTCCAGTCAGGGATCCAGTCTGCAGCCCAGACCCTTCTCTTCACAATCTCAGTGCAGGGATGAAGCAGGGCCTGGGGCTGATAGAGATGGACCCTCCTGTTCCTATGATACAAACACTGCAGTATCCATGATGAACAGAGCAGGTCACCCTGGGCTTCAGCCttcagagagagtggtgggagactCCCCTGATGGGAATCTAACAGGAAGTCTGTCTTCTCTTTCAGGACCTCGTCTAATGCCTAGTGACTGGGTTCATAAAAGGCCTGGACCTGGGTCTAGTCTTCCTCAGCTACCTCATCGTTACCctaccaacacaacacacaatccCAACAACACCCAAACAATGGCTAGAGGTCAAGGAGGGAGCTCAAACACTAACCACATGAGGGTGGTGGCTCCTGCTTCTACCTCCTCTGGTGTCATTGGGTCACAATGTGGGAGGCTGAGTATTAGGACGGATGCCGACAAGCCGTACGCCTGCCCCACATGTGGGAAGCGCTTCGCTCAGGCAAATTATGTGAAGATGCATCAGACCGTTCACACCAAGGAGAAGCCCTTCAAGTGCAAACTATGTTACAAGagcttctccttcctgactaaCCTTACCAGACATAGGAGTGTCCACAATGGGGAGAAATCATAG